Proteins co-encoded in one Gadus morhua chromosome 6, gadMor3.0, whole genome shotgun sequence genomic window:
- the LOC115545689 gene encoding Golgi-associated plant pathogenesis-related protein 1 codes for MKRPSRRGRGQAGLYKCCERQTADIQTSQTHLQSTTTTQTFFLQLLGQTSLADTMADGSFQKEFLTTHNTYRQMHQSPPLTLSKDLNESAQSWANHLLDIGELKHSGSDGENTYWMSSSAPINLTGKEAVEKWYGEVKDYEYNSPGYKDNTDHFTQVVWKETKEVGVGLATDGKSVFVVAQYRPAGNVEGTANFQRNVLPQV; via the exons ATGAAACGTCCTTCCAGAAG GGGGCGAGGCCAGGCTGGACTGTATAAGTGTTGTGAGAGGCAGACAGCAGATATCCAAACCTCCCAAACACACCTGCAGTCCACCACTACCACGCAG acTTTTTTCCTCCAGCTGCTTGGCCAGACCAGTTTAGCTGATACAATGGCAG ATGGAAGCTTCCAAAAGGAGTTCCTCACCACGCACAACACCTACCGGCAGATGCACCAGAGCCCCCCGCTGACCCTGAGCAAAGACCTCAACGAGTCAGCCCAGAGTTGGGCCAATCACCTGCTGGACATTGGGGAACTGAAACACAGCGGCAGCGATGGAGAGAACACATATTGGATGTCCAGCTCTGCACCGATCAACCTGacag GGAAGGAGGCTGTTGAAAAATGGTACGGCGAGGTGAAAGATTATGAATACAACAGCCCTGGGTACAAAGACAACACAG ACCACTTCACCCAGGTGGTGTGGAAGGAGACTAAGGAGGTGGGCGTGGGTCTGGCTACAGACGgcaagagtgtgtttgtggtggctCAATACAGACCTGCTGGTAACGTGGAGGGCACTGCAAACTTTCAAAGAAACGTACTTccacaag TGTAA